From Candidatus Eremiobacteraceae bacterium, one genomic window encodes:
- the aroA gene encoding 3-phosphoshikimate 1-carboxyvinyltransferase has translation MSSIELSAPRPHSATVRMPGDKSISHRAFMCASIADGESSIVGANAGADVRATVDALRALGASIRGDISSAMHVRGIRDFRTPGSALDCGNSGSTMRMLAGLIAGRVDATLDGDASLRRRPMERVTYPLRMMGADVKTTNGKPPLKLRASPQPLRGAAITLPVASAQVKSAVLFAALRAQGPTVVTEPAHTRDHTERMLRSMGASLDVNGNSIAVQPSLLKPLADYRVPGDFSAAFFFIAGAVVLPGSNLRLENLGMNPTRIAALDVLRAMGADIEIMDTREDHGEAIGDVVVRGGRDLRNAAIEAEQIPNLIDEIPALCTLAAAAGIDFEVRNASDLRTKESDRLATTVRLLRAFGAIAEELPDGISIGSGRRLRAPERVTTEGDHRIGMSAAILGLATRSRITIDDTDCIATSFPNFSDVWRSAFY, from the coding sequence GTGTCCAGCATCGAGCTCTCTGCTCCTCGACCGCACTCCGCCACCGTCCGTATGCCGGGAGACAAATCGATCTCGCATCGCGCTTTCATGTGCGCGTCGATCGCCGATGGCGAGTCGTCCATTGTCGGAGCGAACGCAGGCGCAGATGTCCGCGCGACGGTCGATGCGCTCCGCGCTCTCGGCGCCTCGATAAGAGGCGATATATCAAGCGCGATGCACGTCCGGGGGATACGCGACTTTCGCACGCCGGGGTCCGCGCTCGATTGCGGCAACTCCGGCAGCACTATGCGGATGCTCGCCGGGCTGATAGCGGGCCGCGTCGATGCGACCCTCGACGGCGACGCATCGCTACGACGTCGGCCGATGGAACGCGTCACCTACCCTTTGCGCATGATGGGTGCCGATGTCAAAACGACGAACGGAAAACCGCCGCTGAAGCTGCGCGCCTCACCGCAGCCCCTCCGAGGCGCCGCGATCACGCTGCCGGTCGCATCGGCGCAAGTAAAATCCGCAGTGCTCTTCGCCGCACTTCGTGCGCAAGGACCGACAGTAGTCACAGAACCGGCGCACACGCGTGACCATACCGAGCGGATGCTTCGCTCGATGGGCGCGAGCTTGGACGTGAATGGAAACAGCATTGCGGTTCAACCTTCGCTATTGAAGCCGCTCGCCGACTATCGCGTGCCCGGCGATTTCTCCGCAGCCTTCTTCTTCATCGCCGGCGCTGTAGTACTTCCCGGGTCGAATCTACGCCTCGAAAATCTCGGAATGAATCCGACGCGCATAGCCGCCCTCGACGTGTTGCGCGCGATGGGGGCAGACATCGAGATCATGGATACGCGCGAAGACCACGGCGAGGCGATCGGCGATGTCGTCGTCCGCGGTGGACGTGACCTTCGAAACGCTGCCATTGAAGCAGAGCAGATACCGAACCTCATCGACGAGATCCCGGCGCTGTGTACGCTCGCCGCCGCTGCCGGTATCGACTTCGAGGTACGCAATGCGTCAGATTTGCGGACGAAAGAATCGGACAGGCTCGCGACGACGGTTCGGCTGCTTCGCGCGTTTGGCGCTATTGCGGAAGAGCTGCCGGACGGCATCTCGATCGGGTCGGGCCGTCGATTGCGAGCCCCGGAGCGCGTCACCACCGAAGGCGATCACCGAATCGGCATGTCAGCAGCGATCCTCGGGCTCGCGACGCGATCACGTATAACGATCGACGATACCGACTGCATCGCCACGTCGTTTCCAAACTTCTCCGACGTATGGCGTTCAGCGTTCTACTAG